In the Magnolia sinica isolate HGM2019 chromosome 15, MsV1, whole genome shotgun sequence genome, one interval contains:
- the LOC131228122 gene encoding disease resistance protein TAO1-like, whose protein sequence is MLLGTVANLAALEDLFIRGCSMLVSLPEELQNLTSLRKLLIAVCNGLTSLRLQGLSSLQSLSIQGCQSLTSLIGGLQHLTALHSLKIINCRELEYLPEGMQHLTSLRKLTIRGCEKLTCLPEGLRHVTTLEDLMCDCPSLTALPEWIGNLSSLRSLKLYKCPQLECLPEELQNLTSLKNLDIDEYNGLTSLRLQGLSSLQHLSIESCQSLTSLIGGLQHLTALEWLNIIDCPELAYLPEGMQHLTSLRTLTIRSCQKLTCLPEVMQHLTSLRHLTIWSCQKLTCLPEGLRHVTTLEDLSIGGMTPPEWIGNLSSLRRLEIEGCDKLTCLPSGLQLLTNLQRLQIWKWQSLTALPEWIGNLSSLRFLEINECPQLECLPSGLQLLTNLQRLRIQGCPQLEKRCEKEKGEDWHYISRIPQIRIGEAAPFRIVSTTSHSKLIFALLVRDFYWKAPY, encoded by the coding sequence ATGTTGTTAGGTACAGTGGCAAACCTTGCTGCTTTAGAGGATCTGTTTATTCGGGGCTGCAGTATGTTGGTATCTTTGCCAGAGGAGTTACAAAACCTCACCTCTCTCCGGAAGCTGTTAATTGCAGTGTGCAATGGTCTAACGTCCTTGAGACTACAAGGCTTGAGCTCTCTTCAATCTCTATCCATCCAGGGGTGTCAAAGCTTAACGAGTTTGATAGGGGGACTGCAACACCTCACTGCCTTACATTCCTTGAAAATTATTAATTGTCGGGAGCTGGAATATTTACCAGAGGGTATGCAACACCTTACTTCCCTTCGAAAACTCACCATACGGGGCTGTGAGAAGTTGACATGTTTGCCGGAAGGGCTACGACATGTCACAACACTGGAAGATCTAATGTGTGACTGTCCAAGTCTAACGGCTCTGCCGGAGTGGATAGGAAACCTGTCATCGCTTCGATCTTTGAAACTTTACAAATGTCCTCAATTGGAGTGTTTGCCAGAGGAGTTACAAAACCTCACCTCTCTCAAGAATCTAGATATTGATGAGTACAATGGTCTAACGTCCTTGAGACTACAAGGCTTGAGCTCTCTTCAACATCTATCCATCGAGAGCTGTCAAAGCTTAACGAGTTTGATAGGGGGACTGCAACACCTCACTGCTTTAGAATGGTTGAATATTATTGATTGTCCGGAGCTGGCATACTTACCAGAGGGTATGCAACACCTTACTTCCCTTCGAACACTCACCATACGGAGCTGTCAGAAGTTGACATGTTTACCAGAGGTTATGCAACACCTTACTTCCCTTCGACATCTCACCATATGGAGCTGTCAGAAGTTGACATGTTTGCCGGAAGGGCTACGACATGTCACAACACTGGAAGATCTATCAATCGGTGGAATGACTCCGCCGGAGTGGATAGGAAACCTGTCCTCGCTTCGACGTTTGGAGATTGAGGGTTGTGATAAATTGACATGTTTGCCATCAGGGTTGCAACTCCTAACAAACCTCCAACGCCTACAAATCTGGAAATGGCAAAGTCTAACAGCTCTGCCGGAGTGGATAGGAAACCTGTCATCGCTTCGATTTTTGGAAATTAACGAATGTCCTCAATTGGAGTGTTTGCCATCAGGGTTGCAACTCCTAACAAATCTCCAACGTCTAAGAATCCAAGGATGTCCCCAATTAGAGAAGCGATGCGAGAAGGAGAAAGGCGAGGATTGGCACTACATATCACGCATCCCACAAATTCGGATTGGCGAGGCTGCCCCATTTAGGATTGTAAGCACCACTTCTCACTCAAAACTTATCTTTGCTTTATTAGTTAGGGATTTTTACTGGAAAGCTCCTTACTAA
- the LOC131228121 gene encoding putative disease resistance protein RGA3, whose product MAEAVVSGFLQLVIEKLALPILEKCKLFWGFHKEMENLRSRLSTIQAVLEDAEQQPVKSKALQNWLGKLKDVVYDADDILDEFTIIEADAEAKVEDKRRKLQIGTFSASNLVSRSNMADKIKEIGQRLDKIAEERSQFHLIGGERVSDIKGREPTDSFVIESDVYGREEDKRRVMELLISNDNGEDVTVIPIVGMGGLGKTTLAQLACNDVRVATHFVLSMWVCVSDDFSLSKVTKDIIESATRSKCDLQSMDQLQHRLRELLREKKFLLVLDDVWEENPVNWDRLKQFLRGGAAGSKIIITTRSEKVALIMGTLPPQHLARLSDDDCWSLFKQRAFGHGRQEHPNLIMLGKEIVKKCGGVPLAAKALGSLMHSKTEEREWLFVKESDIWNLAEEDNHILPALRLSYYHLPPHLKQCFAYCSIFPKDYLIKKEKLIRLWMAEGFIKSSGRSQQIEDVGGEYFNNLLCRSFFQDVHKNEDGNIVWCKMHDLVHDLACSVAGNECSIVQEKNAVLSIPNRSRHLSLDCGGNTCVRTDPEPSRTANHLRTLLVLESEDISIQYFSIAHNVLVHFMFLRVLDLNNLNVTARLLDSISRLKHLRYLELSITEIRALPKSICNLHHLQTLRLWSCYDLVELPRDMSKMTSLRHLEIEYCHRLTHMPANMGQLKLLQTLPIFIVGKDSGCGIRELQGLNLGGELTIRNLENVMCATDAQEANLKDKPNLHKLHFSWGPDINLQLEGNVEQTLEGLRPHQNLKRLTVREYMGVRFPHWMCSSSLPNLIEVSVINCRRCEQLPPLGHLPLLKVLVIQGMDAVKSIGNHFYGGNDVTEAFPSLEELAIQDMPNLEEWSGSNGRVLPCLNKLTVRECPKLTTLPCLPSLKKNWN is encoded by the coding sequence ATGGCAGAAGCAGTTGTATCTGGCTTTCTTCAACTAGTTATTGAAAAACTAGCATTGCCAATTCTAGAAAAGTGTAAACTGTTCTGGGGTTTTCACAAGGAGATGGAAAATCTAAGAAGCAGGTTATCAACGATACAAGCAGTGCTTGAAGATGCGGAGCAGCAGCCAGTAAAGAGTAAGGCGTTACAGAATTGGCTGGGAAAGCTTAAAGATGTGGTTTATGATGCAGATGACATATTGGATGAGTTCACAATAATCGAAGCGGACGCAGAAGCAAAAGTGGAAGATAAACGCAGAAAATTGCAGATCGGCACCTTTTCAGCATCGAACCTGGTGTCCCGTTCAAATATGGCAGATAAGATAAAGGAGATAGGGCAGAGATTAGATAAGATTGCTGAAGAGAGGTCTCAATTCCATTTGATAGGGGGAGAACGGGTGTCAGATATTAAAGGCCGAGAACCAACTGATTCATTTGTAATCGAATCAGATGTTTATGGAAGGGAAGAAGATAAAAGAAGGGTAATGGAATTACTGATTAGCAACGATAACGGAGAGGATGTTACAGTCATCCCCATAGTCGGTATGGGGGGCCTTGGGAAGACCACACTCGCTCAGTTAGCTTGCAATGACGTGAGGGTAGCAACGCATTTTGTATTAAGCATGTGGGTTTGTGTGTCGGACGATTTCAGTCTGAGTAAGGTAACAAAAGATATCATAGAGTCAGCAACCCGTAGCAAATGTGATCTCCAAAGCATGGATCAGCTGCAGCATCGCCTAAGAGAATTGCTGAGGGAGAAGAAGTTTTTACTTGTGTTGGATGATGTCTGGGAAGAAAATCCTGTGAATTGGGATCGGTTGAAACAATTTCTCAGAGGAGGTGCAGCGGGTAGTAAAATCATAATAACTACCCGTAGTGAAAAAGTTGCTTTAATCATGGGCACTCTCCCCCCACAGCATTTGGCAAGATTATCAGATGATGATTGTTGGTCTCTGTTCAAGCAGCGGGCGTTTGGGCATGGAAGACAAGAACATCCAAACCTTATAATGCTCGGAAAGGAAATTGTGAAGAAGTGTGGGGGCGTCCCTTTGGCGGCGAAGGCGCTCGGAAGCTTGATGCACTCCAAAACAGAGGAAAGAGAGTGGTTGTTTGTTAAAGAAAGTGACATTTGGAATCTAGCCGAAGAAGATAATCACATTTTACCTGCTTTGAGGTTGAGTTATTATCATCTTCCACCACATTTGAAGCAATGCTTTGCATACTGCTCAATATTTCCAAAAGATTATCTAATCAAGAAGGAGAAGCTAATCCGACTATGGATGGCAGAAGGTTTTATTAAATCATCAGGCAGAAGTCAGCAAATAGAAGACGTCGGTGGAGAGTATTTCAATAATCTATTATGTCGGTCCTTCTTTCAAGATGTTCACAAAAATGAAGATGGGAATATCGTATGGTGCAAGATGCATGACCTCGTGCATGATCTTGCATGCTCTGTTGCTGGGAATGAATGCTCGATTGTGCAGGAAAAGAATGCGGTACTGAGTATCCCTAACAGATCTCGTCATTTGTCGTTGGATTGCGGGGGTAACACATGTGTCCGAACAGACCCAGAGCCCTCAAGGACAGCAAACCATTTGCGAACGCTGCTTGTGCTTGAAAGTGAGGATATCAGCATTCAGTATTTCAGCATTGCTCATAATGTTTTGGTACATTTTATGTTCTTACGTGTGCTAGATTTAAACAATTTGAATGTCACCGCGAGGTTGTTGGATTCAATCAGCAGGTTGAAGCACTTAAGATACCTCGAGTTGTCTATTACTGAAATACGAGCCCTTCCTAAATCCATTTGCAACCTTCACCATTTGCAAACCTTGCGACTCTGGAGTTGTTatgatcttgtagagttacccaggGACATGAGCAAAATGACTAGCCTAAGACATCTTGAAATTGAATACTGTCATCGATTGACCCATATGCCAGCTAATATGGGACAATTAAAGCTCCTTCAGACCTTGCCAATATTCATAGTTGGTAAGGATAGTGGATGTGGTATAAGAGAGCTGCAAGGTCTAAACCTTGGAGGAGAATTGACTATTCGAAACCTCGAGAATGTGATGTGTGCAACAGATGCCCAGGAAGCAAACTTGAAAGATAAGCCAAACCTTCATAAGTTACACTTTTCATGGGGTCCGGATATTAATCTTCAGTTGGAAGGAAATGTCGAGCAAACCCTTGAAGGTCTCCGACCACATCAAAATCTCAAAAGGTTGACTGTGAGAGAGTACATGGGTGTCAGATTTCCGCATTGGATGTGTTCTTCATCACTTCCAAATCTGATTGAAGTTTCAGTGATTAATTGCAGAAGATGCGAACAGCTCCCCCCGCTCGGCCACTTACCATTACTGAAGGTTCTTGTGATACAAGGAATGGATGCCGTGAAATCTATTGGCAACCATTTCTATGGCGGCAATGATGTCACAGAGGCATTCCCATCACTGGAAGAACTcgccatccaagatatgcctaATTTAGAGGAGTGGTCAGGATCCAATGGAAGAGTACTCCCCTGCCTAAACAAATTAACTGTCCGGGAATGTCCAAAGTTAACAACACTTCCATGCCTGCCATCTCTAAAAAAAAATTGGAATTGA